A single genomic interval of Gemmatimonadaceae bacterium harbors:
- a CDS encoding carboxymuconolactone decarboxylase family protein: MTPAARPPVTLQALDDATARLVRLSAVVTAGTESEQRAGIAAVLDDVPALWVEELLLQSYLFAGFPRTLNAMREWRRVHAEPAAPPADGDPAAWRVAGEETCAVVYGGFYARLRENIRQLHPALDEWMIVEGYGKVLSRPGLDLARREVCIVAACAAAGQDRQLHSHLHGALNAGVAAP, translated from the coding sequence ATGACGCCCGCCGCCCGCCCTCCGGTTACGCTCCAGGCGCTGGACGACGCCACCGCGCGCCTCGTCCGGCTGTCGGCCGTGGTCACCGCGGGCACCGAGTCCGAACAACGTGCCGGGATCGCCGCGGTGCTCGACGACGTGCCCGCGCTCTGGGTGGAGGAACTTCTGCTGCAGTCCTATCTCTTCGCGGGGTTCCCGCGCACGCTCAATGCGATGCGCGAATGGCGCCGGGTGCACGCCGAGCCGGCGGCGCCGCCGGCCGATGGCGACCCGGCGGCATGGCGCGTGGCGGGAGAGGAAACGTGCGCGGTGGTCTATGGCGGGTTCTACGCCCGGCTGCGCGAGAACATCCGGCAACTGCATCCCGCGCTGGACGAATGGATGATCGTCGAGGGGTACGGCAAGGTGCTCAGTCGTCCCGGCCTCGATCTCGCGCGCCGCGAGGTCTGCATCGTGGCGGCGTGCGCGGCGGCGGGCCAGGACCGCCAGTTGCACTCGCACCTGCACGGTGCGCTCAACGCCGGCGTGGCGGCTCCC
- a CDS encoding asparaginase: MTELQLDVVVTRGDSVESLHHVHAAVVDPACALLAHARDATLTTHWRSCGKPFQVMPLLESGGFDALGWGDDQLALACASHGGEPEHVAIVQRMLDDLGLEAGDLACGPHEPLTARGAKLLRDAGQRPTRLHNNCSGKHAAMLARAKTAGWPTLGYERPDHAVQQGCLASVSHWSALAPEAIGRAVDGCGVVEFALPLTHMATAYARLARASLDGHPAAARILHAMQTRPFLIGGTDRFDTILIEETAGRVVSKVGAEGVHSALSLDRGIGVAIKVEDGAARAQYPALLRALQLLDVLPATLPPRLEEIARRPIRNTRGEIVGDVRLIA; this comes from the coding sequence ATGACCGAGTTGCAACTGGATGTCGTCGTCACGCGTGGCGACAGCGTGGAATCGCTGCATCACGTGCACGCGGCCGTGGTCGATCCGGCATGCGCGTTGCTCGCGCATGCCCGCGATGCGACGTTGACCACGCACTGGCGCTCGTGCGGCAAGCCCTTCCAGGTCATGCCGCTGCTCGAGTCCGGCGGATTCGACGCCCTGGGCTGGGGCGACGACCAGCTGGCGCTCGCCTGCGCGTCGCACGGCGGAGAGCCCGAGCACGTGGCGATCGTGCAGCGCATGCTCGACGACCTCGGGCTCGAGGCGGGCGACCTCGCCTGCGGCCCGCACGAGCCGCTCACGGCGCGCGGCGCGAAGCTGCTCCGCGACGCAGGGCAGCGCCCCACGCGGCTCCACAACAATTGCTCGGGCAAGCACGCGGCGATGCTGGCCCGTGCCAAGACGGCGGGCTGGCCCACCCTGGGGTACGAGCGCCCGGATCACGCGGTGCAGCAGGGGTGTCTGGCCTCGGTGAGCCACTGGTCGGCGCTCGCGCCGGAGGCCATCGGGCGCGCCGTGGACGGCTGCGGCGTGGTGGAGTTCGCGCTCCCGCTCACGCACATGGCCACGGCGTACGCGCGCCTAGCGAGGGCGTCGCTCGACGGACACCCGGCGGCGGCGCGCATCCTGCACGCGATGCAGACGCGACCCTTCCTGATCGGCGGCACCGACCGCTTCGACACCATTCTCATCGAGGAGACGGCGGGCCGCGTGGTGTCCAAGGTCGGCGCCGAGGGCGTGCACTCGGCGCTCAGCCTGGACCGCGGGATCGGGGTGGCGATCAAGGTGGAGGACGGCGCGGCACGCGCCCAGTATCCGGCGCTGCTTCGCGCGTTGCAGTTGCTCGACGTGCTGCCGGCCACGCTACCGCCGCGGCTCGAGGAGATCGCCCGCCGTCCCATCCGGAACACGCGCGGCGAGATCGTGGGCGACGTGCGCCTCATCGCGTGA
- a CDS encoding DMT family transporter has translation MSPTVAIAFAILGISLGGPLTRLSGAPALTVAAGRLGFSLIVVAVALVATGSWRQLRVLKARDLMVALGAGAMLAIHFWSWNASLSLTTVSASVVLVDMQPAVVGLLSVVWLHENPTRRQWGGIMIAMAGAVVVALPDLLREGAGQGSRALLGDGLAFTGAIAGACYFVAGRKLRATLDLWPYVAVVYGACFAVLVLAAQATHVALLPQPPHELAIFAALALGPMLLGHTGFNYALRYVPAYVVNLALLCEPIGATILAALLPGIRELPNWGTVAGGALVLYGIARASRAAR, from the coding sequence ATGTCGCCCACCGTCGCCATCGCGTTCGCCATCCTCGGCATCTCGCTGGGTGGCCCACTCACCAGGCTGTCGGGGGCGCCGGCGCTCACGGTGGCGGCGGGGCGGCTGGGGTTTTCGCTGATCGTGGTGGCCGTCGCGCTCGTTGCCACGGGCAGTTGGCGGCAACTCCGCGTGCTGAAGGCGCGCGACCTCATGGTGGCGCTCGGCGCCGGCGCCATGCTCGCCATCCATTTCTGGTCATGGAACGCGTCGCTGAGCCTCACCACGGTGTCCGCCTCGGTGGTGCTGGTGGACATGCAGCCGGCGGTGGTGGGATTGCTGTCGGTGGTGTGGCTGCACGAGAACCCGACCCGCCGCCAGTGGGGCGGGATCATGATCGCCATGGCCGGGGCGGTGGTGGTGGCGCTGCCGGACCTGCTGCGCGAAGGGGCGGGGCAGGGCAGCCGCGCGTTGCTCGGCGACGGGCTGGCGTTCACGGGCGCCATCGCCGGCGCCTGCTACTTCGTGGCCGGGCGCAAGCTGCGGGCCACGCTCGACCTGTGGCCGTATGTCGCCGTCGTGTACGGCGCCTGCTTCGCGGTGCTGGTGCTGGCCGCGCAAGCCACCCACGTGGCGCTGCTTCCGCAGCCGCCGCATGAATTGGCGATCTTCGCGGCGCTGGCGCTGGGGCCGATGCTGCTTGGGCACACGGGGTTCAACTACGCGCTCCGCTACGTGCCGGCGTACGTGGTCAATCTGGCGCTGCTCTGCGAGCCAATCGGCGCCACGATCCTTGCGGCCCTGCTGCCCGGCATCCGCGAGTTGCCCAACTGGGGGACGGTGGCGGGCGGGGCGCTGGTCCTGTACGGGATCGCCCGGGCCAGCCGAGCGGCGCGATAG
- the rfaE1 gene encoding D-glycero-beta-D-manno-heptose-7-phosphate kinase: protein MPLSISRTRLTALLDAAAQQQVAVVGDAMLDVYLIGDVERISPEAPVPVVRVRERRYALGGAANVAQNVCAMGARCRLVGAVGTDAGGSTLRTMLEQMSVYADHLVEVERPTTTKTRVVARAQQMVRVDEEDDSDLAPSEIARLLDAVQSAIESSDALVLEDYNKGVLVPEVIARAIAWAQARRIPIVVDPKYRNFFAYRGATVFKPNRRELEAALGAAINLDDPHALPETFARLGVDHLLLTLGERGMALLSPDGAVLRIPTMAREVYDVVGAGDTVTAYLGAMLAAGATAAEAAVIANYAAGVEVGKLGAATVTPAEVLASYDGFMERQEQQARTS, encoded by the coding sequence ATGCCCCTGTCCATCAGCCGCACCCGTCTCACCGCGCTGCTCGACGCCGCCGCCCAGCAGCAGGTGGCCGTGGTCGGCGACGCGATGCTCGATGTGTATCTGATCGGCGACGTCGAGCGCATCTCGCCCGAAGCGCCGGTGCCGGTGGTGCGGGTGCGCGAGCGCCGCTACGCGCTGGGCGGCGCCGCGAACGTGGCCCAGAACGTGTGCGCGATGGGCGCCCGCTGCCGGCTGGTGGGCGCGGTGGGGACCGACGCCGGCGGATCCACGCTGCGCACGATGCTGGAGCAGATGTCGGTCTACGCCGATCACCTGGTGGAGGTGGAGCGACCCACCACCACCAAGACGCGAGTGGTGGCGCGGGCCCAGCAGATGGTCCGGGTGGACGAGGAGGACGACTCCGACCTCGCGCCGAGCGAGATCGCGCGCCTGCTCGACGCGGTGCAATCCGCCATCGAATCGTCGGACGCGCTGGTGCTCGAGGACTACAACAAGGGCGTCCTCGTGCCGGAGGTGATCGCCCGCGCCATTGCCTGGGCGCAAGCGCGCCGGATCCCGATCGTCGTCGACCCCAAGTACCGCAACTTCTTCGCGTATCGCGGCGCGACGGTGTTCAAGCCCAACCGGCGCGAGCTCGAAGCCGCGCTCGGGGCGGCAATCAATCTCGACGACCCGCACGCGCTCCCCGAGACCTTCGCCCGCCTCGGCGTGGACCATCTGCTGCTCACCCTCGGCGAGCGCGGCATGGCCCTGCTCTCCCCGGATGGCGCCGTGCTCCGGATCCCGACCATGGCGCGCGAGGTGTACGACGTGGTGGGCGCCGGCGACACGGTCACCGCGTATCTCGGGGCGATGCTGGCCGCCGGCGCCACGGCCGCCGAAGCGGCGGTGATCGCGAACTATGCCGCCGGCGTGGAGGTGGGCAAGCTGGGCGCCGCCACCGTGACGCCGGCCGAGGTGCTGGCGTCGTACGACGGATTCATGGAGCGGCAGGAGCAACAAGCGCGGACGTCCTGA
- the hflX gene encoding GTPase HflX: MITVTPPVDRALLVGAPRKRAGARQAMDEHLRELQRLADTAGAHVVGELTQQIDRPHAGTYLGSGKLDELRLKVLETGATLVIFDDELSPSQGKNIEDAIGQRVVDRAELILDIFATRARSSEAKMQVELAQLEYMLPRLTRMWTHLEKFRGGIGVRGPGETQLETDRRLINHRIKLLRERLQDVIKSRAVQRQSRQGSFRASLVGYTNAGKSSILRGLASAPDVFVEDRLFATLDPLTRDVELGENSRALVTDTVGFIRKLPHHLVASFRATLEETRDSDLLLHVIDASHPAWEDQRQVVEQVLEELGLQDQATLLVFNKIDALSDDALLALQARMSTASPGAIFVSAVAEGGLEPLRRALLAAVRARRPLSEIRMSPADGKLLSDIHRHGEVLDQRADGDRLVVRARVDEALAGRLRRAGATVEPV, encoded by the coding sequence TTGATCACCGTCACGCCGCCCGTTGATCGGGCCCTCCTGGTGGGCGCCCCGCGCAAGCGCGCCGGCGCCCGGCAAGCGATGGACGAGCATCTGCGCGAGCTCCAGCGCCTGGCCGACACCGCCGGCGCCCACGTGGTGGGCGAACTCACGCAGCAGATCGACCGGCCGCATGCCGGCACGTATCTGGGCTCGGGCAAGCTCGACGAGCTGCGGCTCAAGGTGCTTGAGACCGGGGCCACGCTGGTGATCTTCGACGACGAGCTGTCGCCGTCGCAGGGCAAGAACATCGAGGATGCGATCGGGCAGCGCGTGGTGGACCGCGCCGAATTGATCCTCGACATCTTCGCCACGCGGGCGCGGAGCAGCGAAGCCAAGATGCAGGTGGAACTCGCCCAGCTGGAATACATGCTGCCGAGGCTCACCCGGATGTGGACGCACCTGGAGAAGTTCCGCGGCGGCATCGGCGTGCGCGGCCCCGGAGAAACGCAGCTGGAAACCGACCGGCGGCTGATTAACCACCGCATCAAGCTGCTCCGGGAGCGGCTGCAGGACGTGATCAAGTCGCGCGCGGTCCAGCGCCAGTCGCGGCAGGGCAGTTTCAGGGCGTCGCTCGTGGGCTACACCAATGCCGGCAAGTCCTCGATCCTCCGTGGGCTCGCCTCCGCGCCCGACGTGTTCGTGGAGGACCGCCTGTTCGCCACCCTCGACCCGCTCACGCGCGACGTGGAGCTGGGCGAGAATTCGCGCGCCCTGGTCACCGACACGGTCGGCTTCATCCGCAAGCTGCCGCACCACCTGGTGGCGTCGTTCCGCGCCACGCTCGAGGAGACGCGCGATTCCGATCTGCTGCTCCATGTGATCGACGCCAGCCATCCGGCGTGGGAGGACCAGCGCCAGGTGGTGGAGCAGGTGCTCGAGGAGTTGGGGTTGCAGGACCAGGCCACGCTGCTCGTGTTCAACAAGATCGACGCGCTGTCCGACGACGCGCTGCTGGCGCTGCAGGCGCGGATGTCCACGGCGTCGCCGGGCGCGATCTTCGTGTCCGCGGTCGCCGAGGGTGGGTTGGAGCCGCTGCGCCGGGCGTTGCTGGCCGCGGTGCGCGCGCGCCGGCCGCTCTCGGAAATCCGCATGTCGCCGGCCGACGGGAAGCTGCTGTCGGACATCCACCGCCACGGCGAGGTGCTCGATCAGCGGGCGGACGGCGACCGTCTGGTCGTGCGGGCCCGCGTGGATGAGGCGCTGGCGGGCCGGCTGCGGCGTGCCGGCGCGACCGTCGAACCGGTCTGA
- a CDS encoding LEA type 2 family protein gives MKRFLIGVVALVAIGGCSFLGRQLFKQPVVTLRDVRLVGLGVFGGNLDVVVSVYNPNDYQLDATQLRYQLFVDTVAVADGTLTDRQAFRSGDSTIVHIPVQFSYNGVNAAGRELMQTGAVDYQIVGDVTVGSPIGTRTFPFTSRGRFSTLNSKLR, from the coding sequence ATGAAGCGATTCCTGATCGGCGTTGTGGCTCTGGTGGCGATCGGCGGCTGTTCGTTCCTCGGGCGCCAGCTGTTCAAGCAGCCCGTGGTCACGCTGCGGGACGTTCGACTCGTGGGGCTCGGCGTGTTCGGCGGTAACCTCGACGTGGTGGTCAGCGTGTACAATCCCAACGACTACCAGCTCGACGCCACGCAGCTGCGCTACCAGCTGTTCGTCGATACCGTAGCCGTGGCCGACGGCACGCTCACCGATCGCCAGGCGTTCCGGAGCGGCGACTCTACGATCGTGCACATCCCGGTGCAGTTCTCGTACAACGGGGTGAACGCGGCCGGGCGCGAGCTCATGCAGACGGGCGCCGTGGACTATCAGATCGTCGGCGACGTGACCGTGGGCTCGCCGATCGGCACGCGGACGTTCCCGTTCACGTCCAGGGGCCGGTTCTCCACCCTGAATTCAAAATTGCGCTGA
- a CDS encoding replication-associated recombination protein A: MTPAGRDRGRGRAPGGDSLWARPDDAPLAARMRPRTLEEFVGQEHLLAPGKPLRTAIESGTVGSMVFWGPPGTGKTTLARLIARHTEREFVSFSAVTEGVPRVREIVAEAESRRAMGRGTILFADEIHRFNKAQQDAFLPHVESGTITLIGATTENPSFEINGALLSRLRVFVLRPLAAEDLAIVLRRALSDAERGLGTWTLTVDDAAIALLATEADGDARRALTVLEAAAGHVGKAGHLDAAQVREALQLRFARFDKGGEEAYNMLSAYHKSLRGSDPQGALYWMARMIEGGADPMVLFRRAIAMAAEDIGLADPDALKLAVAARDAFHMLGAPEGYLPLAEMTVYLATAPKSNSTKRALDAALAAARDTPAEPVPLHIRNAPTGLMKELGYGEGYQYAHAVPEAYIPQEYLPERLLGTAFFTPGPFGFEKEIAKRLAWWADLKRKAGESSAAE, encoded by the coding sequence GTGACGCCGGCCGGCCGGGACCGCGGACGCGGCCGCGCGCCCGGCGGCGACTCGCTCTGGGCGCGCCCCGACGACGCGCCGCTGGCGGCGCGCATGCGCCCGCGCACGCTCGAGGAGTTCGTGGGCCAGGAGCACCTGCTCGCGCCGGGCAAGCCGTTGCGCACGGCCATCGAATCGGGGACGGTGGGGTCGATGGTATTCTGGGGGCCTCCCGGCACCGGCAAGACGACGCTCGCGCGCCTCATCGCGCGGCACACCGAGCGCGAGTTCGTGTCGTTCTCGGCGGTCACCGAAGGCGTGCCGCGCGTGCGGGAGATCGTGGCCGAGGCGGAGTCGCGCCGCGCCATGGGGCGGGGCACGATTCTGTTCGCCGACGAGATCCACCGGTTCAACAAGGCCCAGCAGGATGCGTTCCTGCCGCACGTGGAATCGGGGACGATCACGCTCATCGGCGCCACCACCGAGAATCCCTCGTTCGAGATCAACGGGGCCCTGCTGTCGCGGCTGCGCGTGTTCGTGCTGCGTCCGCTGGCGGCGGAGGACCTGGCGATCGTGTTGCGGCGTGCCCTGTCGGACGCCGAGCGTGGGCTGGGCACATGGACCCTGACCGTGGACGATGCGGCGATCGCGCTGCTGGCCACGGAGGCTGACGGTGACGCCCGGCGCGCCCTCACGGTGCTCGAGGCGGCGGCGGGGCACGTGGGCAAGGCCGGCCACCTGGACGCGGCCCAGGTGCGCGAGGCGCTGCAGCTACGGTTCGCGCGCTTCGACAAGGGCGGCGAGGAGGCGTACAACATGCTCAGCGCCTACCACAAGAGCCTGCGCGGCAGCGATCCGCAGGGCGCGCTCTACTGGATGGCACGCATGATCGAGGGCGGCGCCGATCCCATGGTCCTGTTCCGGCGCGCGATCGCGATGGCGGCCGAGGACATCGGGCTCGCCGATCCCGACGCGTTGAAGCTGGCCGTGGCGGCGCGCGATGCCTTCCACATGCTCGGCGCGCCCGAAGGCTACCTGCCGCTGGCCGAGATGACCGTGTACCTCGCGACGGCGCCAAAGTCCAACAGCACCAAGCGCGCCCTCGATGCGGCGCTGGCCGCGGCGCGCGACACGCCGGCCGAGCCGGTGCCCCTCCACATTCGCAATGCGCCCACCGGCCTGATGAAGGAACTGGGCTACGGGGAAGGGTATCAGTACGCACACGCGGTGCCGGAGGCGTACATTCCGCAGGAGTACTTGCCGGAACGCCTGCTCGGCACCGCGTTCTTCACACCGGGCCCGTTCGGCTTCGAGAAGGAAATCGCCAAGCGCCTGGCCTGGTGGGCGGATCTCAAACGCAAGGCCGGCGAATCAAGCGCGGCCGAATGA
- a CDS encoding CCA tRNA nucleotidyltransferase — MAERDELLKLRPPPAVLDIADRLERAGFETWCVGGAVRDALLGHAHLDWDLATAATPEQVRGLFGHRRTIPVGIEFGTVGVLDHEKTMHEVTTFRRDVRTDGRHAEVEFGVSLDDDLARRDFTINAIAYSPRHERLHDPFAGRADLARRVVRAVGDADARMREDRLRALRAIRFAARFGFTIDPATWEAMVASAPHLSRLSPERVKQELEKTMQQVAQPSAALRLWREAGALPVLVPALADTAEETFRALDCLAVPGPARRPNRRLHRLATLFSDVPAARIGAALTALRCSKLEMNWIQALVERWQTLGPPIGQGVAAGDEISDAQVRRWVAAIGRLHLPGFFRMASARWAAQRDRGAVAPAADRIHGLYRRVLRAAFRDPVDLRDLAVDGDDLRRAGMPVGPGMGQLLQALLDWVLDDPRRNTPTALLARAAELRSGPGAP; from the coding sequence ATGGCTGAGCGCGACGAACTGCTCAAACTTCGCCCGCCGCCGGCGGTGCTGGACATCGCCGACCGGCTCGAGCGCGCCGGCTTCGAAACCTGGTGCGTGGGCGGCGCGGTGCGCGACGCGCTGCTGGGCCATGCGCATCTCGACTGGGATCTCGCCACGGCCGCCACGCCGGAACAGGTGCGCGGGCTGTTCGGGCACCGGCGCACGATTCCGGTGGGCATCGAGTTCGGCACCGTGGGCGTGCTTGACCACGAGAAGACGATGCACGAGGTCACGACCTTCCGGCGCGACGTGCGCACCGACGGCCGACACGCCGAAGTGGAATTCGGCGTATCGCTGGACGACGATCTGGCGCGCCGCGACTTCACGATCAATGCCATCGCCTATTCGCCGCGCCACGAGCGGCTCCACGACCCGTTCGCGGGGCGCGCCGACCTCGCGCGGCGCGTCGTGCGCGCCGTCGGGGACGCCGACGCGCGGATGCGCGAGGACCGCCTGCGCGCCCTGCGCGCCATCCGGTTCGCGGCGCGGTTCGGATTCACCATCGATCCGGCCACCTGGGAGGCGATGGTCGCGAGCGCGCCACACCTGTCGCGCCTGTCGCCGGAGCGGGTGAAGCAGGAACTGGAAAAGACCATGCAGCAGGTGGCGCAGCCGAGTGCGGCGCTGCGCTTGTGGCGCGAGGCCGGCGCGCTGCCGGTGCTCGTGCCCGCGCTGGCCGACACCGCGGAGGAGACGTTCCGCGCGCTCGATTGCCTGGCCGTGCCGGGCCCGGCGCGGCGGCCCAATCGACGCCTGCATCGGCTGGCGACGTTGTTCAGCGACGTGCCGGCGGCCAGGATCGGCGCCGCGCTCACCGCGTTGCGCTGCTCCAAGCTCGAGATGAACTGGATCCAGGCGCTGGTCGAGCGTTGGCAGACGCTCGGCCCGCCGATCGGCCAGGGCGTCGCGGCGGGCGACGAGATCTCCGACGCGCAGGTCAGGCGCTGGGTGGCCGCGATCGGGCGCCTGCACCTTCCGGGGTTCTTCCGCATGGCCAGCGCTCGTTGGGCGGCGCAGCGCGACCGCGGCGCCGTCGCGCCCGCAGCCGATCGGATCCACGGGTTGTACCGCCGCGTGCTGCGCGCGGCCTTCCGCGATCCCGTGGACCTGCGCGATCTCGCGGTGGACGGCGACGATCTGCGGCGCGCCGGGATGCCCGTGGGGCCCGGCATGGGCCAACTGCTCCAGGCGCTCCTCGACTGGGTGCTGGACGATCCCCGGCGCAACACCCCGACGGCGCTGCTCGCGCGCGCGGCGGAGCTGCGGTCGGGCCCGGGAGCCCCGTGA
- a CDS encoding asparaginase, with product MIVLLFTGGTISMRHDPVAGGAVPALAGRDILALAPGIDRIADLEVDDFGAFPGPHMTVDRVWALRARIARHLARPDVQGVVVTHGTDSLEESAYLMARSLDSEKPVVFTGAMRTSSDLGWDGPANLGAAVATAASAVAVGLGVLVVMGDRIFSALDVTKVHTHMPDAFESPGLGPLGVVDDGRVIVRRTAPFGLPPLMPDAPAQPVDIVYAWQGADARLLDASRVEALGVVVAAMGRGNVPPPMAEGIDRWIADGKPVVIASRALRGRVGHTYGYVGGGRRLFEAGALFAGSRRPQQARIDLMLALGAGVDVRRVFDG from the coding sequence ATGATCGTCCTCCTCTTCACGGGCGGCACGATCTCCATGCGCCACGATCCCGTGGCGGGGGGCGCCGTGCCGGCCCTCGCAGGACGCGACATCCTGGCGCTCGCCCCGGGCATCGACCGCATCGCCGATCTCGAGGTGGACGACTTCGGCGCCTTCCCCGGGCCGCACATGACCGTGGACCGCGTGTGGGCATTGCGCGCGCGCATCGCGCGGCACCTGGCGCGCCCCGACGTCCAGGGGGTGGTGGTCACGCACGGCACCGACTCGCTGGAGGAATCCGCGTACCTGATGGCGCGGTCGCTCGACTCCGAGAAGCCCGTGGTGTTCACCGGCGCCATGCGCACGTCCAGCGACCTGGGCTGGGACGGCCCCGCCAATCTCGGGGCCGCGGTGGCCACCGCGGCCAGCGCCGTGGCGGTGGGACTCGGCGTGCTCGTCGTGATGGGCGACCGCATCTTCAGCGCCCTCGACGTGACCAAGGTCCACACCCACATGCCCGACGCCTTCGAGAGTCCGGGACTCGGCCCGCTCGGCGTGGTGGACGATGGCCGGGTGATCGTTCGGCGCACGGCGCCGTTCGGGCTGCCGCCGCTCATGCCCGACGCGCCCGCGCAGCCGGTGGACATCGTGTACGCCTGGCAGGGCGCCGATGCGCGGCTGCTCGATGCCTCGCGCGTCGAAGCGCTCGGGGTGGTGGTGGCGGCGATGGGGCGCGGCAACGTCCCGCCGCCGATGGCCGAGGGCATCGACCGCTGGATCGCCGACGGCAAGCCGGTGGTCATCGCGTCGCGCGCCCTGCGCGGGCGCGTGGGCCATACGTACGGCTACGTGGGCGGCGGGCGGCGGCTGTTCGAGGCCGGCGCCCTGTTCGCGGGCAGCCGGCGTCCGCAGCAGGCCCGTATCGATCTCATGCTCGCGCTGGGCGCCGGGGTGGACGTGCGCCGCGTGTTCGATGGCTGA
- a CDS encoding SDR family oxidoreductase, translating into MIDLRGKCALVTGGSRGIGAATVRLLAESGADVVLGYHSRRDDAERVAAEARRWGVRSAAVASDIATSEGADGLVAAAVRELGALDLFVGNAGIWPVDVEDVTAISDARWRRTMAQNVDSMFYTTRAAARVLRDHGRIVLVASTAGQRGEAYHSDYGASKGAMIAFVKSLAPELAGRDITVNSVAPGWVDTEMCDIPYADGGKERIAATIPLGRVADARDIAGPIVFLCSSLARHITGEIMNVNGGSVLCG; encoded by the coding sequence GTGATCGATCTCAGAGGCAAGTGCGCGCTGGTGACGGGGGGCTCGCGCGGGATCGGCGCGGCCACGGTGCGGTTGCTCGCCGAGAGCGGCGCCGACGTGGTGCTGGGCTACCACTCGCGGCGCGATGACGCCGAGCGCGTGGCCGCTGAAGCGCGGCGGTGGGGCGTGCGATCGGCCGCCGTGGCGTCGGACATCGCGACTTCCGAAGGCGCCGACGGGCTCGTCGCCGCGGCGGTGCGAGAACTCGGCGCCCTCGACCTGTTCGTGGGCAACGCCGGCATCTGGCCCGTGGACGTGGAGGACGTGACCGCCATCTCCGACGCCCGGTGGCGGCGCACGATGGCCCAGAACGTGGATTCGATGTTCTACACCACGCGCGCCGCGGCTCGCGTGCTGCGTGACCACGGGCGCATCGTCCTCGTGGCCAGCACGGCGGGGCAGCGCGGCGAGGCGTACCATTCCGATTACGGGGCGTCGAAGGGCGCGATGATCGCGTTCGTGAAGTCGCTGGCGCCGGAGCTGGCCGGCCGCGACATCACCGTGAACAGCGTGGCCCCGGGGTGGGTGGACACGGAGATGTGCGACATCCCGTACGCCGACGGCGGCAAGGAACGCATCGCCGCCACCATTCCGCTGGGACGCGTGGCCGATGCGCGCGACATTGCCGGCCCCATCGTCTTCCTCTGCTCGTCGCTCGCGCGGCACATCACCGGAGAGATCATGAACGTCAACGGCGGCAGCGTGCTCTGCGGATGA
- a CDS encoding SIS domain-containing protein, translating into MTQQSAGRFEDALRELAATATRVAETMGPALDEALRLVRETVAAGGTLFFCGNGGSAADAQHMATEYVVRYMRNRRAYPAIALTTDTSLLTAAGNDLGFDQVFARQVEALARPGDLLIIHSTSGNSPNVLRAAEAARARSVKVLAFSARDGGALRTVADHCVIVPTDRTDRAQELHLCIEHIICDLVERDL; encoded by the coding sequence GTGACCCAGCAATCGGCGGGGCGGTTCGAGGACGCGTTACGCGAGTTGGCGGCGACGGCCACGCGCGTGGCCGAGACGATGGGACCGGCGCTCGACGAGGCGCTGCGCCTCGTGCGGGAGACGGTGGCCGCGGGCGGCACGCTGTTCTTCTGCGGCAACGGCGGGAGCGCCGCCGACGCGCAACACATGGCCACCGAATACGTGGTGCGGTACATGCGCAATCGACGGGCCTACCCGGCCATCGCGCTCACCACCGACACGTCGCTGCTCACCGCGGCGGGCAACGACCTGGGGTTCGACCAGGTGTTCGCGCGGCAGGTCGAGGCTCTCGCCCGGCCCGGCGATCTGCTGATCATCCATTCGACGAGCGGGAATTCCCCCAACGTGCTGCGGGCGGCGGAAGCGGCCCGCGCGCGGAGCGTGAAGGTGCTGGCGTTCTCGGCGCGCGACGGGGGCGCCCTCCGCACGGTGGCCGATCACTGCGTGATCGTACCCACCGACCGCACCGATCGCGCGCAGGAGCTGCACCTGTGCATCGAACACATCATCTGTGACCTCGTGGAGCGAGACCTGTGA